One stretch of Podospora bellae-mahoneyi strain CBS 112042 chromosome 2, whole genome shotgun sequence DNA includes these proteins:
- a CDS encoding hypothetical protein (EggNog:ENOG503NWP5; COG:S), whose translation MVGGGLDTAPQKARSKQTASKPKRKRQTPEQHKLKPNPNNEKVIISPSELTHYQLILDIFTRTFNETLTDADFSKNLQTLKQSLFDRDFTTAFTNTPSNLPIYSARWSPPRALAYSSIFTSLSRYLPRLYSPTNTLPCLAIGGCSAELAAFASTLTLLPGSPSGSLTLLDSAPWSEVLTNLSTSLTSPPPISKYASKLTVQQPPFIPAEKLTYTFLQQDALTTPFNKLFSSDTPQLVTLFFTLNELFTSSGIGKTTSFLLNLSSAIPLGSLLLVVDSPGSYSETTVGTSHKKYPMAWLLDKILSSVCPDVKPSETPEGRIKWKKLESHESIWFRLPEGELDYPIGLENMRYQMHLYKAVDPAAPEKEESGDEEGDDDEE comes from the exons atggtggggggaggg CTGGATACCGCCCCTCAAAAGGCACGGTCAAAACAAACAGCGTCAAAACCAAAGCGAAAACGTCAAACCCCAGAGCAACACAAGCTCAAACCAAACCCCAACAATGAAAAGGTGATCATCTCACCTTCGGAGCTAACACACTACCAACTCATCCTCGATATCTTCACCCGAACCTTCAACGAAACTCTCACCGATGCCGACTTCAGCAAGAACCTGCAAACCCTCAAGCAATCCCTCTTTGACCGAGACTTCACCACGGCCTTCACGaacaccccctccaatcTCCCAATCTACTCAGCCCGCTGGTCACCCCCACGAGCTCTGGCCTACtcatccatcttcacctccttATCCCGCTACCTCCCCAGACTCTATtcacccaccaacaccctcccctgcCTCGCCATAGGAGGCTGCTCCGCCGAACTAGCCGCCTTTGCCTCAACCCTGACCCTCCTTCCCGGTTCCCCCTCCGGCAGCCTCACCCTCTTGGATTCTGCCCCATGGAGTGAAGTTCTCACCAACTTATCAACCTCCCTCACGAGCCCCCCCCCAATATCAAAATACGCCTCCAAACTCACCGTCCAACAACCACCCTTTATCCCCGCCGAGAAGCTCACCTACACCTTCCTCCAACAAgacgccctcaccacccccttcaacaagCTTTTCTCCTCTGACACCCCCCAACTGGtaaccctcttcttcaccctcaacgaactcttcacctcctccggcatAGGAAAAACAACCtcattcctcctcaacctctcctccgccatcccGTTAGGTTCACTCCTCCTAGTGGTCGACAGTCCGGGGTCCTACTCCGAAACAACCGTGGGAACCTCTCACAAGAAATACCCCATGGCGTGGTTGCTCGACAAGATTCTCTCGTCAGTCTGTCCGGACGTCAAGCCTTCAGAAACGCCCGAGGGGAGGATAAAGTGGAAGAAGCTCGAGAGCCACGAGTCGATTTGGTTCAGGTTACCAGAGGGGGAGCTGGACTACCCTATCGGGCTGGAGAATATGCGGTACCAGATGCACCTGTACAAGGCTGTTGATCCCGCTGCTccagaaaaggaggagagtggtgatgaggagggtgatgatgatgaagagtga
- a CDS encoding hypothetical protein (EggNog:ENOG503NWHE; COG:I), translating to MPGLARKVLVTAAVDGLLLHPLNPVPSKDGSRPPPLPLVKIKYGSNVSVSTVGRDHAPPATSESFEAYGVVGIITVFHYSYLITVTRRQQVANLFGRHPIYVVTEVALTPLTSRQEAADSIGKTALALKNRLQKEGSTSQSTSGDEETGGLGIDELPRDDAVESATEDDAITPPENTSSSSIAKDVISRRGSYGRFAQRWFSRSGWAAENKRQMGLTPASGTPPGQQNRASNKNVPTRFQIPDGADGSEAAIELLPKLLRTAQILFGSSRTFFFGYDVDVTRRLADGGLRGLGEGVEGEYFWNGHIMRRFREAGVEGVVLPLMQGFVGEREFTVDESPAQEDEGEKGGEESVEMRDLSPSEEKREGEGGGLGGKKGGTERKFVITVISRRSIKRAGLRYLRRGIDEQGWVANGVETEQILYEADRGDKGRVYSFAQVRGSFPVFFTQSPYSLKPTPVLQHSQEANFAALRKHFGRLGERYGRLEVVNLVEKHGVEAPIGEVYERGVERLNEELVKEGKEKIGFEWFDFHSVCRGMKFENVSVLLGILGGRLEELGSSVVVDGVVERRQKGVLRTNCMDCLDRTNVCQSSFGKFMLDLQLREEGIDMEKQKDQENSWFNGLWADNGDAIGKQYAGTGAMKGDYTRTRKRNYRGALTDAGLSLTRLFNGMFNDFFLQASIDFLLGNVTSLVFEEFEANMMTKDPAVSMQNMRQQAIELCQKRVIEDEAEEFIGGWAFLTPSTPDTIRSATFEEAVLLLTDSALYLCRFDWNLDKVSSFERVDLAHVTKIKFGTYITSTISPAQVDELRNVGLVIEYKPGLTDVTRVNTRSLSSMSDHPKPTNDDFASAALSGVAGFFSGKNVAAAAAAAVTTPTRKIALKALYSQTSAAVSGEGGAGKVKIGGEEEEDEDIARLTEIQQVVVIAAEIERLALLNQPREVKGEKEEGEGHLIEKGDIISVAEAKKNTGLLETLGHRVKKLVWA from the exons ATGCCCGGCCTAGCCCGCAAGGTCCTCGTCACCGCGGCGGTCGACGGCCTGCTTCTTCACCCTTTGAACCCTGTCCCCTCCAAAGACGGGAGTCGGCCCCCGCCGTTGCCGCTGGTGAAGATCAAGTATGGGAGTAATGTTTCTGTTTCGACCGTCGGGAGGGATCACGCACCGCCAGCGACGAGCGAGAGTTTTGAGGCTtatggggttgttg GCATAATAACAGTGTTTCACTACTCCTACCTCATCACAGTCACCCGAAGGCAGCAGGTCGCTAATTTGTTTGGTCGCCACCCCATCTACGTCGTCACCGAAGTCGCTTTGACACCCCTCACCTCCCGGCAGGAAGCGGCGGATTCGATTGGGAAGACGGCGCTGGCGTTGAAGAACAGGCTGCAGAAGGAGGGGAGCACAAGCCAGTCTACCAGCGGTGACGAAGAAAccggggggttggggattgATGAACTGCCCCGTGACGACGCGGTCGAGTCAGCAACGGAGGACGACGCCATCACTCCTCCTGAGAATACGAGCAGCAGTAGTATTGCGAAGGATGTGATTAGCAGACGGGGGAGTTATGGCCGTTTTGCGCAGAGGTGGTTTTCCCGCTCCGGGTGGGCGGCGGAGAACAAAAGGCAGATGGGCCTTACGCCCGCCTCTGGCACTCCTCCTGGCCAGCAGAATAGGGCGAGCAATAAGAACGTCCCGACGAGGTTTCAGATACCGGATGGGGCGGATGGGAGTGAGGCTGCGATTGAGTTGTTGCCCAAGTTGCTGAGGACGGCACAGATACTGTTTGGGAGTAGCAGGACGTTCTTTTTTGGgtatgatgttgatgttacgaggaggttggcggatggggggttgagagggctgggggagggggtggagggggagtattTCTGGAATGGGCACATCATGAGACGGTTcagggaggcgggggtggaaggggtggttttgcCGCTGATGCAGGGGtttgtgggggagagggagtttaCGGTGGACGAGAGTCCGGCtcaggaggatgagggggaaaaggggggggaggagagtgtGGAGATGAGAGATCTGTCGCCTTCGGAGGAGAaacgggagggggaggggggaggattgggggggaagaaggggggtaCGGAGAGGAAGTTTGTTATCACGGTGATAAGCAGGAGGAGTATAAAACGGGCGGGGTTGAGGTATCTGCGTCGGGGGATTGACGAGCAGGGGTGGGTGGCGAATGGGGTCGAGACGGAGCAGATTTTGTATGAGGCTGATAGGGGGGATAAGGGGAGGGTGTATAGTTTTGCACAAGTCAGGGGGAGTTTCCCGGTGTTTTTTACTCAGAGTCCGTATTCGTTGAAGCCGACGCCGGTGTTGCAGCATAGTCAGGAGGCGAACTTTGCGGCGTTGAGGAAGCATTTCGGACGGTTGGGGGAGCGGTacgggaggttggaggtggtgaatTTGGTGGAGAAACATGGGGTCGAGGCGCCGATTGGGGAGGTTTACGAACGGGgcgtggagaggttgaacgaggagttggtgaaggagggaaaggaaaagattGGGTTCGAGTGGTTTGATTTTCACTCGGTGTGCAGGGGGATGAAGTTTGAGAATGTGAGCGTGTTGTTGGGGATTTTGGGCGGgaggctggaggagctggggagtagtgttgtggtggatggggttgtggagCGAAGACaaaagggggtgttgaggacgAATTGTATGGATTGTTTGGATCGGACGAATGTTTGTCAGAGCTCGTTTGGGAAGTTTATGCTGGATTTGCAGctgagagaggaggggattGATAtggaaaagcaaaaagatcAGGAGAATAGCTGGTTTAATGGGCTGTGGGCGGATAATGGGGATGCGATCGGGAAGCAGTATGCGGGGACCGGGGCGATGAAGGGGGATTAtacgaggacgaggaagaggaattATAGGGGGGCGTTGACGGATGCTGGGTTGAGCTTGACGAGGTTGTTTAATGG GATGTTTAACGACTTTTTTCTCCAAGCCAGCATCGATTTTTTGTTGGGGAACGTCACCTCCCTTGTGTTTGAAGAGTTTGAAGCAAACATGATGACCAAGGACCCGGCGGTATCGATGCAAAACATGCGCCAGCAGGCTATTGAGCTCTGCCAGAAACGGGTTATTGAAGACGAAGCAGAGGAGTTTATTGGTGGTTGGGCCTTCCTCACGCCTAGCACGCCGGACACCATCCGCAGTGCCACCTTTGAGGAGGCAGTCTTGCTACTTACCGATTCGGCCCTCTATCTCTGCCGGTTTGACTGGAACCTCGACAAGGTCTCTAGCTTTGAGAGGGTTGACCTGGCGCATGTGACAAAGATTAAATTCGGGACTTATATCACGAGCACCATCTCGCCTGCGCAGGTGGACGAGCTGAGGAAcgtggggttggtgattgAGTACAAGCCTGGGTTGACGGACGTCACGCGTGTCAACACGAGGTCGTTGTCGAGCATGAGTGATCACCCGAAACCGACAAATGACGACTTTGCGAGCGCGGCGCTGTCGGGGGTGGCGGGCTTCTTTTCGGGAAAgaatgttgctgctgctgctgctgctgcggtgaCGACGCCTACGAGGAAGATTGCGTTGAAGGCGTTGTACAGCCAGACGTCTGCTGCTGTgagtggggagggtggtgctgggaaggtgaagattgggggcgaggaggaggaggatgaggacatTGCGCGGCTTACCGAGATTCAGCAGGTGGTTGTTATCGCggccgagattgagaggTTGGCGCTGTTGAATCagccgagggaggtgaagggggagaaggaggagggggagggacatttgattgagaagggggaTATTATCAGTGTGGcggaggcgaagaagaacaCGGGGTTGCTGGAGACTTTGGGGCACAGGGTTAAGAAGTTGGTTTGGGCctga
- the SNU13 gene encoding RNA binding protein snu13 (EggNog:ENOG503P2R7; COG:A; COG:J): MSGQNDSAAWPKAEDPALVQELLDCVQQASHYRQLKKGANEATKSINRGTSELVILAADTAPLSIVLHIPLISEEKNVPYVYVPSKIALGRACGVSRAVIAVSLTSNEASDLNSKIRALRDKVERLAM; this comes from the exons ATGTCTGGTCAAAACGACTCTGCCGCCTGGCCCAAGGCCGAGGACCCTGCTCTCGTCCAGGAGCTTCTCGACTGCGTCCAGCAGGCCAGCCACTACAGGCAGCTCAAGAAGGGCGCCAACGAGGCCACCAAGTCCATCAACCGCGGCACCAGCGAGCTTGTCATCCTTGCCGCCGACACTGCTCCCCTCAGCATTGTCCTCCACATTCCCTTGATCTCTGAGGAGAAGAACGTGCCCTACGTTTACGTGCCCAGCAAGATTGCTCTg GGTCGTGCCTGCGGTGTCTCCCGCGCCGTGATCgccgtctccctcacctccaacGAGGCTTCCGACCTCAACTCCAAGATCCGCGCCCTCCGCGACAAGGTCGAGAGACTTGCTATGTAA
- the CUP5 gene encoding vacuolar ATPase V0 domain subunit c (COG:P; EggNog:ENOG503P1TH) has protein sequence MPYQPFFGAMGCTAAIVFTCLGASYGTAKSGVGIAAMGVLRPDLIVKNIVPVIMAGIIGIYGLVVSVLISDALTQDSYALYTGFVQLGAGLSVGLAGMAAGFAIGIVGDAGVRGTAQQPRLFVGMILILIFAEVLGLYGLIVALLMNSKATINTVCA, from the exons ATGCCATACCAGCCCTTCTTCGGTGCCATGGGCTGCACTGCGGCCATCGTCTTCACCTGCCTGGGTGCCTCGTACGGTACCGCAAAGTCCGGTGTCGGTATCGCTGCCATGGGTGTTCTCCGTCCTGATCTCATCGTCAAGA ACATTGTTCCCGTCATCATGGCTGGTATCATTGGTATCTACGGTCTCGTCGTGTCTGTCTTGATTTCCGATGCTCTCACACAAGACTCCTACGCTCTCTACACCGGTTTCGTACAGCTCGGCGCTGGTCTTTCTGTCGGTCTCGCCGGCATGGCTGCTGGTTTTGCTATCGGTATCGTTGGTGACGCAGGTGTCCGCGGTACTGCTCAACAACCGAGACTGTTCGTCGGCATGATTCTCATTCTCATTTTCGCTGAAGTCTTGG GTCTGTACGGTTTGATTGTTGCTCTTCTCATGAACTCGAaggccaccatcaacactgTCTGCGCCTGA